From Candidatus Gastranaerophilales bacterium, one genomic window encodes:
- the tyrS gene encoding tyrosine--tRNA ligase has protein sequence MTETEEKIVIREEFLDQAVRLARGAEVLPGGVNELAMKLQKAHDENRPLRIKLGMDPSRPDLHLGHTVVMRKIKQFQEMGHKVVLLVGGATAMIGDPSGKSDTRPSLSKEEVEVNSKTYFDQMSKVVDISKSEVVNNADWLHKLNLLDIIQLSSKVTVAQIMARDDFAKRYAEGRPISIHEFFYPLMQAYDSVAIDADIELGGTDQRFNVLLGREIQYAYGKKDPQMVILLPLLEGTDGEKKMSKSYPEHCISLTDDAKNMYGKLMSIPDELIAKYYALLTDISNSDLRIVEENLKTQNPRDIKMKLAHLITSMYHDDVAADNAQNEFVNVVQNKGIPEDIPEIKLTQDIPLLDFISDNNLAPSRGEAKRLFASNAIKLDGEKCTDVKHVLTLDKLPVVVQVGKRKYMKAVQ, from the coding sequence ATGACTGAAACAGAAGAAAAAATTGTTATAAGAGAAGAATTTTTAGACCAAGCCGTGCGTTTGGCTCGTGGTGCTGAAGTATTGCCCGGTGGCGTGAACGAGCTTGCTATGAAATTACAAAAAGCACACGATGAAAATCGACCTTTAAGAATAAAACTGGGTATGGACCCGTCAAGACCGGATTTGCATTTGGGACATACCGTGGTTATGAGAAAAATTAAACAGTTCCAAGAAATGGGACACAAGGTCGTTTTACTCGTTGGTGGTGCTACTGCTATGATTGGTGACCCGTCTGGGAAATCTGATACAAGACCGAGTTTGTCAAAAGAGGAAGTTGAAGTCAATTCTAAAACTTATTTTGATCAAATGTCAAAAGTTGTTGATATCTCAAAATCAGAGGTCGTAAACAATGCTGATTGGCTACATAAATTGAATTTGTTAGATATTATTCAACTATCGTCAAAAGTTACGGTTGCTCAAATTATGGCACGTGATGACTTTGCCAAAAGATATGCAGAGGGGCGACCTATATCAATCCATGAATTTTTCTATCCTTTAATGCAGGCTTATGATTCAGTTGCGATTGATGCAGATATTGAGCTTGGTGGTACTGACCAAAGATTTAACGTACTTTTGGGTCGTGAAATTCAATATGCATACGGCAAAAAAGACCCTCAAATGGTAATTTTGTTACCATTGCTCGAAGGTACAGACGGCGAAAAGAAAATGTCAAAATCTTATCCTGAACATTGCATAAGCTTGACTGATGATGCAAAAAATATGTACGGAAAGCTTATGTCTATTCCTGATGAGTTGATTGCTAAATATTATGCCCTTTTAACTGATATCTCAAATTCTGATTTACGTATAGTTGAAGAAAATTTAAAAACGCAAAATCCTCGTGATATAAAAATGAAACTGGCACATTTGATTACATCAATGTATCATGATGATGTAGCTGCTGATAACGCTCAAAATGAGTTCGTAAATGTGGTCCAAAATAAAGGTATCCCCGAAGATATCCCTGAAATTAAATTGACTCAAGATATACCGCTTTTGGATTTTATTTCAGATAATAATTTGGCACCAAGCAGAGGTGAGGCAAAGAGATTATTTGCTTCAAATGCAATAAAATTAGACGGCGAAAAATGTACTGATGTCAAACACGTTTTGACTTTGGACAAGCTTCCTGTTGTCGTTCAAGTAGGTAAAAGAAAATATATGAAAGCTGTGCAATAA
- the cysK gene encoding cysteine synthase A, which produces MKIYENITELVGNTPLVKINNINHGNATILAKLEYFNPSNSLKDRAAKYMLEMAQKEGLVNKDTVVIEPTSGNTGIGLAMCAAQKGLKMILTMPESMSEERKKMLKGYGAELVLTPATAGMQGAVDKAIELSKEYQNSFIPSQFTNKYNPQIHELTTAEEIWKDTDGKVDVVIAGIGSGGTITGTAKRLKELKENVYSVGVEPKESPLLSHGHAGSHGIQGIGANFVPENYKSEFVDEIFDVPTEKAIETAKNLAKKEGILTGISSGAAMYAALELAKLDEYKGKFIVAILPDFGERYLSTPLFKD; this is translated from the coding sequence GTGAAAATATACGAAAATATTACTGAATTAGTCGGTAATACACCACTTGTTAAGATTAATAATATAAATCATGGCAACGCCACAATCTTAGCGAAATTGGAGTATTTTAACCCCTCGAATTCTCTAAAAGATAGAGCTGCAAAATATATGCTAGAGATGGCTCAAAAAGAAGGTCTTGTCAATAAAGATACAGTCGTTATCGAACCTACAAGCGGAAACACTGGTATCGGGCTTGCAATGTGTGCAGCTCAAAAAGGACTCAAAATGATTTTGACCATGCCCGAAAGCATGAGCGAAGAAAGAAAAAAAATGCTTAAAGGTTATGGTGCGGAGCTCGTTTTGACGCCAGCTACGGCAGGCATGCAGGGTGCTGTTGATAAAGCGATTGAACTTTCGAAAGAATATCAAAACAGCTTTATTCCTTCGCAATTTACAAATAAATATAATCCACAAATTCATGAGTTGACAACAGCAGAAGAAATTTGGAAAGATACAGATGGTAAAGTTGATGTCGTGATTGCCGGTATAGGCTCTGGTGGCACTATAACAGGAACTGCAAAACGTCTAAAAGAGCTCAAGGAAAATGTTTATTCAGTTGGCGTCGAGCCAAAAGAAAGTCCTCTTCTTTCCCATGGACACGCTGGTTCTCACGGAATTCAAGGTATTGGTGCAAATTTTGTGCCTGAAAATTATAAATCAGAGTTTGTAGATGAGATTTTTGATGTTCCTACTGAAAAAGCCATAGAAACTGCTAAAAATCTTGCAAAAAAAGAAGGCATTTTGACTGGTATTTCTTCAGGTGCTGCAATGTATGCTGCACTTGAACTTGCAAAACTGGATGAGTATAAAGGTAAATTTATCGTTGCAATTTTGCCGGATTTTGGCGAAAGATATTTGTCAACACCGTTATTTAAGGATTAA